A portion of the Flavobacterium magnum genome contains these proteins:
- a CDS encoding DUF1599 domain-containing protein — MSNTSQEYDQVIATCRTLFVNKMKDYGSAWRILRLPSLTDQIFIKAQRIRSLQENEVRKVDEGETGEFIGIINYSLMALIQLEYGVADQPDFDEAKATRLYDEKIRVTKALMEAKNHDYGEAWREMRVSSLTDLILQKLLRVKQIEDNKGRTLVSEGIDANYQDMINYAVFALILMDFHK; from the coding sequence ATGAGTAATACCTCCCAGGAATATGATCAGGTGATTGCGACCTGCCGCACGCTATTTGTAAATAAAATGAAAGATTATGGCAGTGCCTGGCGTATCCTAAGACTGCCTTCGCTGACGGACCAGATTTTCATCAAGGCGCAACGCATACGGAGCCTGCAGGAAAATGAGGTGCGTAAGGTGGACGAAGGCGAAACAGGAGAGTTCATCGGCATCATCAACTATTCTTTGATGGCGCTGATCCAGCTTGAGTACGGTGTAGCCGACCAACCCGATTTTGACGAGGCAAAAGCCACACGCCTTTACGATGAGAAAATCCGCGTCACCAAAGCCCTCATGGAAGCCAAGAACCATGATTATGGCGAGGCCTGGCGCGAGATGCGGGTCAGTTCGCTGACTGATCTCATCTTGCAGAAACTGCTGCGTGTCAAGCAAATAGAGGACAATAAGGGCAGGACGCTCGTGTCAGAAGGCATTGATGCGAATTACCAGGATATGATCAATTATGCCGTTTTTGCCTTGATCCTGATGGATTTTCACAAATAA
- the rlmH gene encoding 23S rRNA (pseudouridine(1915)-N(3))-methyltransferase RlmH: protein MNIRLLAIGKTDNSHLQSLIEEYMKRLSFYIRFELEVIPDVKNARNLSEALQKEKEGEQILSKIQPTDQLILLDENGKSFSSVAFSGELQKKMNSGVKTLVFVIGGPYGFSDAVYAKASGKISLSQMTFSHQMVRLFFIEQLYRGFTILRNEPYHHQ from the coding sequence ATGAACATCAGGCTGCTCGCCATCGGGAAAACGGACAACAGTCATTTACAGTCGCTGATCGAAGAATATATGAAGCGCCTGTCATTTTATATCCGGTTTGAGCTCGAGGTCATACCCGACGTCAAGAACGCCAGGAACCTTTCCGAAGCGTTGCAGAAAGAGAAGGAAGGTGAGCAGATCCTGTCGAAAATCCAGCCCACCGACCAATTGATCCTACTTGATGAAAACGGCAAGAGTTTTTCCAGTGTCGCTTTTTCGGGGGAGTTACAGAAGAAAATGAATTCCGGCGTGAAGACGCTTGTGTTTGTTATCGGCGGGCCCTATGGTTTCTCTGATGCGGTATATGCCAAGGCGTCGGGGAAAATATCGCTTTCGCAGATGACTTTCTCCCACCAGATGGTGCGCCTGTTCTTTATCGAGCAGTTGTATCGCGGCTTTACGATTCTCAGAAATGAACCTTACCACCACCAATAA
- a CDS encoding DUF4197 domain-containing protein — MKKILLLLLVFPLAGNAQLKGILKKASDKVESVTKGNSGVDIGAGLKEALNKGVTEQVSKLTARDGFYKNEAVRILMPAELQQVDKTLRKMGMAKLADEGILMLNRAAEDAVKEATPIFIDAIKGITIKDAKNILMGDDNAATVYLQSETTAPLYAKFLPVVRQSIGKVGADVVWASIIRKYNSVPLVTKVNPDINDYVTNRALDGVFKMITVEEKNIRNNLDSRTSDLLRKVFAMQDHK, encoded by the coding sequence ATGAAAAAAATACTCTTGTTGTTGCTCGTCTTCCCCCTGGCCGGCAACGCCCAGCTGAAAGGCATTTTAAAGAAAGCATCCGATAAAGTGGAATCGGTGACCAAAGGGAACAGCGGCGTAGACATCGGCGCGGGCCTCAAGGAAGCGCTGAACAAAGGCGTCACTGAGCAGGTTTCCAAACTCACTGCCAGGGACGGCTTTTACAAAAATGAGGCCGTCAGGATCCTGATGCCTGCCGAACTGCAGCAAGTGGACAAGACCCTTCGCAAGATGGGTATGGCGAAGCTCGCCGATGAAGGCATCCTGATGCTGAATCGTGCCGCGGAAGATGCGGTGAAGGAAGCCACGCCGATATTTATCGATGCCATTAAGGGGATTACGATCAAAGATGCGAAAAACATCCTCATGGGAGATGACAACGCGGCTACCGTATACCTTCAGTCTGAGACCACGGCGCCGCTGTATGCGAAGTTCCTTCCTGTCGTGCGTCAATCCATCGGGAAAGTTGGGGCCGATGTCGTTTGGGCTTCGATCATAAGGAAATACAACAGTGTCCCGTTGGTGACCAAAGTCAATCCCGACATCAATGATTATGTCACTAATAGAGCGCTCGACGGCGTGTTTAAGATGATTACCGTCGAAGAGAAAAATATCCGCAACAACCTGGATTCCCGCACCTCAGATTTACTGCGCAAAGTGTTTGCGATGCAGGACCATAAATAA
- a CDS encoding ABC transporter substrate-binding protein codes for MPEFKDQLGQVFTFEKAPSRIVSLVPSQTEMLYDLGLEEQLVGITKFCVHPFHLKSTKKIVGGTKKVHVEKIRLLQPDIIICNKEENTPEIVASLRGIAPVWVTEIVTLEDSLEMISQLGMLFNRRTEARKWIDKINHAKQDFDRFVKDVPIRKAAYFIWKNPWMAVGSDNFINEMLSTNRFANIYSDKGRYPEVHIQKIRIQGDPEIVFLSSEPYPFNEQDAFEVGRCTHHAKVVFVDGEMFSWYGTRLVKAFAYFRQLQERIS; via the coding sequence ATGCCTGAATTTAAAGACCAGCTTGGCCAAGTATTCACTTTTGAAAAAGCGCCGTCACGCATCGTGTCCCTGGTGCCCTCGCAGACCGAAATGCTGTATGACCTGGGCCTTGAGGAACAACTCGTAGGGATTACGAAATTCTGTGTGCACCCGTTTCACCTGAAATCGACAAAAAAAATTGTTGGCGGCACCAAAAAGGTGCACGTCGAAAAAATACGACTCCTTCAACCCGATATCATCATCTGCAACAAAGAAGAGAATACACCGGAGATTGTAGCTTCACTGCGCGGGATTGCACCGGTCTGGGTGACGGAAATTGTGACCTTGGAAGACAGCCTGGAGATGATTTCGCAATTGGGCATGTTATTCAACCGCCGTACCGAAGCGCGCAAGTGGATTGACAAGATCAACCACGCTAAACAGGATTTTGATCGTTTCGTAAAAGACGTCCCTATTCGGAAAGCGGCTTATTTTATCTGGAAAAATCCGTGGATGGCTGTCGGCAGCGATAATTTTATCAACGAAATGCTGTCAACGAACCGCTTCGCGAACATCTATTCGGACAAGGGGCGTTATCCTGAAGTGCACATCCAAAAGATCCGGATACAGGGCGACCCTGAAATCGTGTTCCTGTCCTCAGAGCCTTATCCATTCAATGAACAGGACGCCTTCGAGGTGGGCCGCTGCACACACCACGCCAAGGTTGTCTTTGTGGATGGCGAGATGTTTTCATGGTACGGCACGCGTTTGGTAAAGGCGTTTGCCTACTTTAGACAGTTGCAGGAACGCATTTCGTAA
- the glmM gene encoding phosphoglucosamine mutase, with protein sequence MTLIKSISGIRGTIGGKTGDNLTPVDAVKFASAYGTFLKNSIDTSQRENKKLAVVIGRDARISGPMIHNLVVNTLIGLGIDVIDLGLSTTPTVEVAVPLELADGGIILTASHNPKQWNALKLLNAKGEFLSGADGAKILEIAEAEAFDFSDVDNLGEITSNDAYMDMHIDEVLNLPLVDVEAVKAAKFKVVVDGVNSSGGIIVPMVLEQMGVEVVKLYCEPNGHFPHNPEPLKEHLTDICELVVKEQADLGIVVDPDVDRLAFISEDGEMFGEEYTLVAVADYVLSKTPGNTVSNLSSSRALRDVTQKHNGSYEASAVGEVNVVELMKQNNAVIGGEGNGGIIYPELHYGRDSIVGIALFLTHLANKKMKVSELRASYPQYYMSKNKIELTPQIDVDAILDAMTKKYADENISTIDGVKIDFPSDWVHLRKSNTEPIIRIYTEAPSQQQADDLAVRIMDEIRSVAGI encoded by the coding sequence ATGACTCTAATCAAATCCATTTCAGGCATCCGCGGTACCATCGGTGGGAAAACCGGTGATAACCTCACGCCGGTTGATGCCGTGAAGTTTGCTTCGGCATACGGCACCTTCTTGAAAAACAGTATCGACACTTCCCAAAGGGAAAATAAAAAACTGGCCGTAGTCATTGGTCGGGATGCGCGCATATCGGGTCCCATGATCCACAATCTCGTCGTCAATACACTGATTGGCCTGGGCATCGATGTGATTGACCTCGGACTTTCGACTACACCGACGGTCGAAGTGGCTGTGCCTTTAGAGCTGGCTGACGGCGGGATCATCCTGACAGCTTCCCACAACCCCAAACAATGGAATGCCCTGAAGTTGCTTAATGCGAAAGGCGAATTCCTGAGTGGTGCCGATGGTGCGAAAATCCTTGAGATTGCTGAAGCCGAAGCGTTCGATTTTTCAGACGTGGATAACCTGGGTGAAATCACTTCCAATGATGCCTATATGGATATGCATATCGATGAGGTACTCAATTTGCCGCTCGTGGATGTCGAAGCCGTGAAAGCAGCGAAGTTCAAGGTGGTCGTCGATGGCGTGAATTCGTCGGGTGGTATCATTGTCCCGATGGTGCTCGAACAGATGGGCGTCGAAGTGGTCAAGCTGTATTGCGAACCCAACGGACATTTCCCGCACAATCCGGAGCCGCTGAAGGAACACCTCACGGACATCTGTGAGTTGGTTGTCAAGGAGCAAGCCGATCTGGGTATCGTTGTCGATCCGGACGTGGACAGGCTCGCTTTTATCAGCGAAGACGGCGAGATGTTCGGTGAGGAGTACACACTAGTTGCGGTCGCCGATTACGTGCTAAGTAAAACGCCGGGCAACACGGTATCGAATTTGTCGTCCTCGCGCGCGCTTCGGGATGTTACCCAAAAGCACAACGGCTCGTACGAAGCCAGCGCGGTCGGTGAGGTCAACGTTGTCGAACTGATGAAGCAGAACAATGCCGTAATTGGCGGCGAAGGCAATGGTGGGATTATTTACCCCGAATTGCATTACGGACGCGACAGCATCGTGGGCATTGCACTGTTCCTGACCCATCTGGCCAATAAGAAGATGAAGGTTTCGGAACTGCGGGCTTCCTATCCACAGTATTACATGAGCAAGAACAAGATCGAGCTGACCCCGCAAATTGACGTGGACGCAATCCTTGACGCCATGACAAAAAAATACGCTGATGAAAACATTTCCACGATTGATGGGGTCAAGATTGATTTTCCATCCGATTGGGTACACCTGCGCAAATCCAATACTGAGCCGATCATCCGCATCTACACTGAAGCGCCTTCGCAACAACAGGCTGATGATTTGGCCGTAAGGATTATGGACGAGATCAGGTCCGTCGCAGGAATTTGA
- a CDS encoding TlpA family protein disulfide reductase, which produces MKNIFLMMLIAIPLVSCEAQKTFSKEALSEKLKTFDGNDSSLGSILEKHNGKVTVIEVWASWCGDCVKAMPKLKKLQANHPNVDYVFISMDKAEDKWKAGIAKHELQGDHYWANDEKMMKGAFGKAIDLDWIPRYIIVDAKGKVVTYRAIETDFDAMEQTLKTLQ; this is translated from the coding sequence ATGAAAAATATATTCCTGATGATGCTTATCGCCATCCCGCTGGTCTCCTGTGAGGCACAAAAAACCTTTTCGAAAGAGGCGCTGTCCGAAAAACTGAAAACGTTCGACGGAAACGACTCGAGCCTTGGGAGCATCCTCGAAAAACACAACGGCAAGGTGACCGTAATCGAAGTGTGGGCTTCCTGGTGCGGCGACTGTGTCAAAGCCATGCCTAAACTTAAGAAACTCCAGGCAAACCATCCCAATGTGGATTATGTATTTATATCGATGGATAAGGCCGAAGACAAATGGAAAGCGGGTATCGCCAAGCACGAACTCCAGGGCGACCACTATTGGGCCAATGATGAAAAAATGATGAAGGGCGCATTCGGGAAAGCCATCGACCTCGATTGGATACCCAGGTACATTATTGTGGACGCTAAGGGCAAAGTAGTAACCTACCGGGCCATAGAAACCGATTTTGACGCAATGGAACAAACACTAAAAACACTACAATAA
- a CDS encoding MauE/DoxX family redox-associated membrane protein yields the protein MTASTKNYTAWTLRIIVSLLFIVSAVAKLSKSELFDSPYFAISTFEVKQLYPMGFSESFAPYFSRILIGIELALGFLLLQKNFLRRFIIPVTTLLLLVFVGHLTYVTFISGGNTGNCGCFGELLPMTPIEAIIKNVVAIALLAWLYLLLPKIEPKGNFWILTTVLFATILGIFMLAPIQPKAVEMPAPVIGSELPADTTALPEPAGKIELPEAVGKAADTVKKAEAPKIQDAPSPHQSGYKSYFADIDKGRKLLCFLVPGCDHCRDAAKEITELRKKDKNFPEVRIIFMDEEADLIPEFFKYAGAEYPYKIIGVIPFWNVLGSGKDTPGVKYLWNGNEYKYYWGITDNKFNPADLEKLLSKPFSALPKK from the coding sequence ATGACTGCCAGTACTAAAAATTACACTGCCTGGACGCTGCGGATCATCGTTTCGCTGCTTTTTATCGTTTCCGCGGTAGCCAAACTGTCCAAAAGCGAATTGTTTGACTCGCCGTATTTTGCCATCTCGACATTCGAGGTGAAGCAGCTTTACCCGATGGGTTTTTCGGAAAGTTTCGCCCCCTATTTCTCAAGGATATTGATCGGGATCGAGTTGGCTTTGGGATTCCTGTTGCTTCAGAAAAACTTCCTGAGGCGGTTCATAATCCCGGTGACGACGCTGTTGCTGTTGGTGTTTGTGGGGCATCTGACCTACGTGACATTCATCAGTGGCGGGAATACAGGCAACTGCGGCTGCTTCGGGGAGCTGCTTCCGATGACACCCATTGAGGCCATTATAAAGAACGTGGTCGCCATCGCATTGCTGGCCTGGTTGTACCTGCTCCTGCCGAAAATTGAGCCCAAAGGCAATTTCTGGATTTTGACTACCGTATTGTTTGCCACGATACTCGGTATATTCATGCTCGCACCCATCCAACCGAAAGCCGTTGAGATGCCTGCCCCGGTAATAGGTAGCGAGCTTCCGGCGGACACTACCGCTTTACCCGAACCGGCCGGAAAAATTGAATTGCCCGAAGCCGTCGGTAAAGCTGCCGATACAGTAAAAAAGGCCGAAGCGCCGAAAATCCAGGACGCGCCTTCGCCGCACCAATCGGGGTACAAATCGTACTTCGCCGATATTGACAAAGGCAGGAAACTCCTGTGCTTCCTCGTCCCGGGCTGCGACCATTGCCGTGATGCCGCGAAGGAGATTACCGAATTGCGTAAAAAGGACAAAAACTTCCCTGAAGTGCGCATCATCTTTATGGATGAGGAAGCCGACCTGATCCCCGAGTTCTTCAAATACGCCGGCGCAGAGTATCCGTACAAGATTATCGGCGTGATCCCATTCTGGAATGTGCTGGGCAGCGGGAAGGACACGCCAGGCGTGAAATACCTCTGGAATGGTAATGAATACAAATACTACTGGGGCATTACCGACAATAAATTCAATCCGGCAGACTTGGAGAAGCTCCTCAGTAAGCCTTTTTCAGCACTTCCAAAAAAATAG
- a CDS encoding DUF4184 family protein: MPFTFSHPAIVLPLAYLPKKSFSLTALIVGSMAPDFEYFLRMRVNGTYGHTVAGMFWFDLPLGILLALAFHNLVREALISNLPSHLQGRFAIYAKADWNAYFREHFIVVICSMLIGVASHLFWDSFTHEHGYFVQRISILKQIAIQCFPWYRILQHLSTLSGALVICFAIYKMPVYQAAHNKILGYWLTIMLVAGLIFCLRMQFTGSLGIGSFIASVIASVLLSLIIVSLVWTKKHSVRN, encoded by the coding sequence ATGCCTTTTACCTTTTCCCATCCGGCAATTGTGTTGCCGCTGGCCTATTTGCCCAAAAAGTCGTTCTCGTTGACCGCCCTGATTGTGGGCAGTATGGCCCCGGATTTCGAATACTTCCTTCGGATGAGGGTAAATGGCACTTACGGGCATACCGTCGCAGGAATGTTTTGGTTTGACCTGCCCTTAGGTATCCTGCTTGCGCTGGCCTTTCACAATCTGGTCAGGGAAGCACTGATCAGTAACCTGCCTTCTCATCTTCAGGGCAGGTTTGCTATTTATGCAAAAGCAGATTGGAATGCGTATTTCAGGGAACACTTCATCGTGGTCATATGTTCTATGCTTATCGGTGTTGCATCGCACCTTTTCTGGGACAGTTTTACGCATGAGCATGGCTACTTCGTGCAACGAATCAGTATCTTAAAACAAATTGCGATACAATGTTTTCCGTGGTATCGGATATTGCAGCATTTGAGCACCTTATCAGGAGCGCTGGTCATTTGTTTTGCGATTTACAAAATGCCTGTTTATCAAGCGGCGCACAACAAGATTTTAGGCTATTGGTTAACAATAATGCTGGTGGCGGGGCTGATTTTTTGCCTAAGAATGCAATTCACTGGCAGCCTGGGCATTGGGAGTTTTATAGCGTCGGTAATCGCTTCCGTATTGCTATCATTAATCATCGTTTCATTAGTATGGACAAAGAAACATTCTGTGAGAAACTGA
- a CDS encoding L,D-transpeptidase family protein produces MYKSKRQLQAYSDGNLIKTYTIALGKNPVGHKVSEGDMKTPEGLYTINAKNPNSAYHKNLGISYPDDSDRAAAARLGKPPGGDIKIHGLRNGRGYIGRFHRWTDWTHGCIAVTDDEIDELYDAVAVGTPITIQQ; encoded by the coding sequence GTGTATAAATCTAAAAGGCAGCTGCAGGCTTATTCTGACGGCAATCTCATAAAAACCTACACAATTGCATTGGGCAAAAATCCTGTTGGGCATAAAGTGTCTGAAGGCGACATGAAAACACCCGAAGGTTTGTATACCATCAATGCCAAAAATCCCAACAGCGCGTACCATAAAAATCTGGGTATCTCCTACCCTGACGATTCGGACCGCGCGGCCGCAGCACGTCTTGGAAAACCGCCGGGTGGCGACATCAAGATTCACGGACTGCGGAACGGCCGGGGCTACATCGGCAGGTTCCATCGCTGGACCGACTGGACGCACGGCTGTATAGCCGTTACTGATGACGAAATTGACGAACTATACGACGCGGTAGCTGTAGGCACCCCCATAACGATCCAACAATGA
- the folP gene encoding dihydropteroate synthase, whose product MTINCKGNLIDLSVPKVMGILNVTPDSFFDGGRFDSDGALLAQTEKMLSEGAHFIDVGGYSSKPGAALVTEADEINRVVPAIRSILKHFPDALISVDTFRSRVAEAAVASGAAIVNDISAGNLDPDMMPTVANLRVPYIMMHMKGDPKTMQGLALYDNISREVVFYFSEKVAEARRHGISDLIIDPGFGFAKTLPQNYELLRESDRLQFLNLPILVGISRKSMIYKALNISNTDALNGTTVLNTMALTKGANILRVHDVKEAVEAIALFNLASPKN is encoded by the coding sequence ATGACCATCAATTGCAAAGGAAATCTCATCGACCTGAGCGTGCCGAAAGTTATGGGCATCCTGAACGTCACGCCGGATTCATTTTTTGATGGCGGCCGATTTGATTCCGACGGGGCGCTTCTGGCACAAACCGAAAAAATGCTTTCGGAGGGCGCACATTTTATTGACGTCGGCGGCTACTCAAGCAAGCCGGGCGCTGCCCTCGTCACCGAAGCCGATGAGATCAACCGTGTTGTGCCTGCCATACGCTCCATCTTAAAACATTTTCCCGATGCGCTGATTTCCGTAGATACGTTCCGAAGTCGCGTCGCAGAAGCCGCTGTCGCGTCAGGTGCGGCAATTGTCAACGACATATCGGCAGGCAATCTGGACCCGGATATGATGCCGACGGTGGCGAACCTTCGCGTACCTTATATAATGATGCATATGAAAGGTGACCCAAAAACGATGCAGGGTTTGGCCCTATACGACAACATAAGTCGCGAGGTGGTTTTTTATTTTTCGGAAAAGGTGGCCGAAGCGAGGCGTCACGGCATCAGCGATCTGATTATCGATCCGGGTTTCGGGTTTGCCAAAACGCTGCCACAGAACTACGAGCTGCTTCGTGAAAGCGACCGCTTGCAGTTTCTGAACCTGCCGATACTGGTTGGGATTTCGAGAAAGTCCATGATTTATAAAGCGCTCAATATCAGCAATACCGACGCGCTTAACGGAACCACAGTGTTAAATACGATGGCATTGACCAAAGGCGCGAATATCCTGCGCGTGCACGATGTCAAGGAGGCGGTTGAAGCCATTGCCTTATTCAATTTGGCTTCCCCGAAAAATTAG
- a CDS encoding ABC transporter permease has translation MIRYFLSKAGYALVTLFGVVTVIFFLFTILPGDPARMMLDQNENSEQLAVIRKKYGFDKPVTTQYLYYLNDLSPLSLHSKSPEDYTFLSDGKYNAMTLFRVGNNELVLKKPYLRESFQKSGKKVSEIIANTLPNTFILAVAAIVIAVVFGILLGIVSALYKDTLTDRLIALFSTLGMSIPSFFSAILFAWIFGFLLHNVTGLNMTGSLYEVYDFGEGSYIQWKNIILPAVVLGIRPLGVVIQLMRNALLETLTQDYIRTARAKGLSEWKIIRKHALKNSMNPVVTAISGWFASMLAGAVFVEFIFGWNGLGKEIVEALSNLDLPVIMGSVIVIAATFVVINILVDLIYAWLDPKIRLQ, from the coding sequence ATGATCCGATATTTCCTAAGTAAAGCCGGTTATGCCCTGGTGACGCTCTTCGGCGTGGTTACGGTCATTTTCTTTCTCTTTACGATCCTTCCCGGAGATCCGGCGCGCATGATGCTCGACCAGAACGAAAATTCGGAACAACTGGCCGTCATTCGTAAGAAATATGGTTTCGATAAACCGGTGACCACACAATACCTGTATTACCTCAACGACCTTTCGCCCCTGTCATTGCACAGCAAATCGCCGGAAGACTACACGTTTTTAAGCGATGGGAAATACAACGCCATGACGCTATTTCGGGTCGGGAATAATGAACTGGTTTTGAAGAAGCCTTACCTGCGCGAAAGTTTCCAGAAAAGTGGCAAGAAGGTATCGGAAATTATCGCCAATACCCTGCCGAACACCTTTATCCTGGCCGTGGCCGCCATCGTTATCGCGGTCGTTTTCGGGATCCTGCTGGGGATTGTGTCCGCACTTTACAAAGACACGCTGACAGACAGGCTCATTGCCTTATTCAGCACCCTGGGCATGAGTATCCCGTCGTTTTTCAGCGCGATACTCTTTGCATGGATTTTCGGTTTTTTGCTGCACAACGTGACCGGGCTCAACATGACCGGCAGCCTGTATGAAGTTTATGATTTTGGCGAAGGCTCATATATCCAATGGAAAAATATCATCCTGCCTGCGGTAGTGCTTGGGATCAGGCCGCTGGGTGTAGTGATCCAGCTGATGCGCAACGCCCTGTTGGAAACCCTGACACAGGATTACATCCGTACAGCAAGGGCCAAGGGTTTGAGCGAGTGGAAGATCATTCGCAAACACGCGCTTAAAAACTCAATGAATCCGGTCGTCACGGCGATTTCCGGCTGGTTTGCCTCGATGCTCGCCGGCGCGGTTTTCGTGGAGTTTATCTTCGGGTGGAATGGGCTGGGCAAGGAAATAGTCGAAGCGCTGAGCAACCTTGACCTGCCTGTAATCATGGGTTCGGTGATTGTGATTGCGGCAACATTTGTCGTAATCAACATTCTCGTGGATCTGATTTATGCGTGGCTTGACCCGAAAATCAGGTTGCAGTAA
- a CDS encoding DUF4197 domain-containing protein, with protein MKKIFALLLIFTLSSCAELQQVASQYPQLGGLGNADIAAGLREALNNGISKQVTKLTATDGFFKNEAVKILLPPELQKVDNTLRKIGLSSLADEGLKVLNRAAESAVKEATPIFVTAVKNITFNDAKNILLGNDSAATSYLEGATTSALYAKFSPVVQSSLAKVGADKVWANIITKYNAVPLTNDVNPDLKDYVTREALKGVFKMIAVEEKDIRTNLSARSSDLLRRVFAMQD; from the coding sequence ATGAAAAAGATTTTCGCATTGCTGCTCATTTTTACGTTGTCTTCCTGTGCTGAACTGCAACAGGTTGCGAGTCAGTATCCTCAGTTGGGCGGACTCGGGAATGCCGATATCGCCGCAGGACTGCGTGAAGCACTCAACAATGGCATTTCTAAACAGGTCACAAAGCTGACCGCCACCGACGGATTTTTCAAAAACGAAGCCGTAAAGATTTTGCTGCCGCCCGAATTGCAGAAAGTTGACAACACGCTGCGCAAGATTGGTTTGTCTAGTCTCGCTGACGAGGGACTGAAAGTATTGAACCGCGCTGCCGAGAGCGCCGTCAAGGAAGCTACGCCAATATTTGTGACGGCAGTGAAGAACATCACCTTCAATGACGCCAAAAACATACTGCTGGGCAACGACAGTGCCGCAACGTCTTATCTTGAAGGCGCAACAACTTCGGCGTTGTATGCGAAGTTTAGCCCGGTAGTCCAGTCGTCTCTGGCCAAAGTGGGGGCAGACAAGGTCTGGGCCAATATCATCACCAAATACAATGCGGTACCTTTGACCAACGATGTCAATCCGGATCTCAAGGATTACGTAACGCGGGAAGCGCTGAAAGGCGTTTTTAAAATGATTGCCGTGGAAGAAAAAGATATTCGAACCAACCTGAGCGCGCGGTCAAGCGACTTGCTGCGACGCGTATTTGCAATGCAGGATTGA
- the tpiA gene encoding triose-phosphate isomerase: MRTKIVAGNWKMHKNAEETEDLLNDLIDKLPDDKEVRIIVAPAFVNLASAVDHLEFTNIGVAAQNMHQSESGAYTGEVSADMLKSIGVGIVILGHSERRAYFHETDALLASKVVTALKHNLEVIFCFGEELKDRQSGNHFNIVENQLKDGLFHLEAKDLENIILAYEPVWAIGTGETATPEQAQEMHHFIRETINKKYGNIAQDVSILYGGSVKPENAREIFSKPDVDGGLIGGAALKAADFAAIVNGI, from the coding sequence ATGAGGACCAAGATTGTTGCCGGAAACTGGAAGATGCACAAAAATGCTGAGGAAACTGAAGATTTACTTAACGATTTGATTGATAAGCTTCCCGACGATAAGGAGGTACGGATTATTGTGGCTCCGGCATTTGTCAACCTGGCTTCGGCGGTGGACCACCTCGAATTTACCAATATCGGTGTGGCCGCTCAAAACATGCACCAGTCGGAATCCGGTGCCTATACAGGAGAGGTTTCGGCGGACATGCTCAAAAGTATTGGCGTTGGGATTGTCATCCTTGGGCATTCGGAGCGCAGGGCGTATTTCCATGAAACCGATGCGTTATTGGCGTCAAAAGTCGTTACGGCGCTGAAACACAATTTGGAGGTGATTTTCTGCTTTGGCGAAGAATTGAAGGACAGGCAGTCCGGAAACCATTTCAATATCGTAGAGAACCAATTGAAAGACGGCCTGTTCCATCTCGAAGCAAAAGATTTGGAAAACATCATTCTCGCGTATGAGCCGGTTTGGGCAATTGGTACGGGAGAAACGGCCACTCCGGAGCAGGCGCAGGAAATGCACCATTTTATCCGTGAGACGATTAATAAAAAATACGGCAATATCGCACAGGACGTTTCCATCCTGTACGGCGGCAGCGTAAAACCTGAAAATGCCAGGGAAATCTTTTCAAAACCGGATGTTGACGGCGGCCTGATCGGTGGCGCAGCACTCAAGGCTGCCGATTTTGCAGCGATAGTGAACGGGATATAA
- a CDS encoding DUF4287 domain-containing protein, with translation MKTDYWDVTDEQVIEKTGKKLAEWVVIMDDFNTAAKKSNDTVTMLQQVYQVPRYWARTLTTYYLKQKQ, from the coding sequence ATGAAAACAGATTACTGGGATGTGACCGATGAGCAGGTCATTGAAAAGACAGGAAAAAAACTCGCCGAATGGGTAGTTATTATGGATGACTTCAACACGGCGGCCAAAAAGTCTAATGACACCGTGACGATGCTGCAGCAGGTTTACCAGGTGCCACGCTATTGGGCGAGGACTTTGACGACTTATTATTTGAAGCAGAAACAATAA